Proteins encoded in a region of the Vibrio ponticus genome:
- a CDS encoding efflux RND transporter periplasmic adaptor subunit — MAKFSMFRFFSVRPYFISIFLVILLGIWLSMGATNSEEMPANKAEKQTEVPLAKVAFETFIAQETHKTIDLYGRTAPNREATLGAEIAGKIISLQVKKGDKVKRNQVIAIIDKGDLEIQLERAKAMLSVREKEFKAAKSLKSKGLQGEVAFANAQAMLVEAKAMVSNAKLALRNTNVKAPFAGVVDYLQIEQGDFVGVGDPVATLIDLDKIVIEADVSERHIQDLKANQAAKVRFINGQETQGSVRYIGRVSSSSTNTFPIEIEVANPQQRIPAGVSTEVELNLKDQLAVKVTPAMLALDAAGNLGVKTLVDEDKVKFVPIQLVKAEQDGVWLSGLGKQVDIITTGQGFVRDGDRVVAVASSNSNQ; from the coding sequence ATGGCTAAGTTTTCTATGTTTCGGTTTTTTTCAGTTCGACCGTATTTTATATCAATATTTTTAGTTATTTTGCTCGGTATTTGGCTTTCGATGGGCGCAACCAACTCAGAAGAGATGCCAGCAAACAAAGCTGAAAAACAAACCGAGGTGCCGTTGGCAAAGGTTGCCTTTGAAACATTTATTGCTCAAGAGACTCATAAGACAATCGATCTGTATGGGCGTACTGCACCAAATCGTGAAGCTACATTAGGGGCAGAGATTGCGGGTAAAATTATCTCGCTGCAAGTGAAAAAAGGCGACAAGGTAAAGCGTAATCAGGTGATTGCGATTATCGATAAGGGCGATTTAGAGATTCAATTGGAACGTGCGAAAGCAATGCTTTCTGTTCGTGAGAAAGAATTTAAAGCCGCGAAGTCCCTCAAAAGCAAAGGCTTACAAGGTGAAGTCGCATTTGCCAATGCGCAAGCCATGCTGGTTGAAGCTAAAGCGATGGTCAGTAATGCTAAGTTGGCACTGCGCAACACTAACGTGAAAGCGCCATTTGCTGGCGTAGTGGATTACTTGCAAATAGAGCAGGGTGACTTCGTTGGTGTTGGCGATCCTGTCGCAACCTTAATCGATTTAGATAAGATAGTGATAGAGGCGGACGTGAGTGAGCGTCATATCCAAGATCTTAAAGCGAACCAAGCGGCGAAAGTACGCTTCATTAACGGTCAAGAGACTCAAGGCTCTGTGCGCTATATTGGTCGTGTTTCCTCCTCTTCCACCAATACGTTCCCGATTGAAATTGAAGTCGCAAACCCACAACAACGGATTCCTGCAGGTGTCAGCACCGAGGTGGAATTGAACTTGAAAGATCAACTGGCGGTGAAAGTCACTCCAGCCATGTTGGCTCTTGACGCCGCGGGTAACCTTGGCGTGAAAACTCTGGTTGACGAAGACAAAGTGAAATTTGTCCCGATACAGCTGGTGAAAGCTGAGCAAGATGGTGTGTGGTTGTCGGGTTTGGGTAAACAGGTCGACATTATTACCACTGGGCAGGGCTTTGTTCGCGATGGTGATCGAGTGGTCGCCGTGGCAAGTTCAAACTCAAATCAGTAA